Proteins from a genomic interval of Pseudoruegeria sp. SHC-113:
- the mepA gene encoding penicillin-insensitive murein endopeptidase, whose protein sequence is MLRLMIGALFALCLATSAQADTAAKQYFGKAAEGSQQKASPYGSYAKGCLAGGVELPETGPRWQAMRLSRNRNWGHPETIEFIERLSKKAAAQPGWKGLYIGDISQPRGGPMLSGHRSHQIGLDIDIWMLPATDLSLSRRERENISSVSLRRNEGAFVNSKWTKAHHEIIKAAASDKATARIFVFPGAKVQMCKDEKGNRAYLRKIRPWWGHHYHFHVRLNCPRGAKGCVDQAAPPKGDGCAEAQQWVNNILNPPPPKPRDPNAPAPKPRRELTLADLPQQCTSVLRSR, encoded by the coding sequence ATGTTACGCCTGATGATCGGCGCGCTGTTTGCCCTCTGTCTGGCAACAAGTGCGCAGGCGGACACAGCGGCCAAGCAATACTTCGGCAAGGCAGCCGAAGGATCCCAACAGAAAGCCTCCCCCTATGGCAGCTACGCGAAGGGCTGCCTTGCCGGAGGCGTCGAACTGCCGGAAACCGGCCCCCGCTGGCAGGCCATGCGCCTGAGCCGCAACCGCAACTGGGGCCACCCGGAGACCATCGAATTCATTGAACGCCTGAGCAAGAAAGCCGCCGCCCAGCCCGGCTGGAAAGGGCTCTACATCGGCGATATTTCTCAGCCGCGCGGCGGGCCGATGCTCTCGGGGCACCGCTCGCACCAGATCGGGCTCGACATCGACATCTGGATGCTGCCGGCCACGGATCTCTCGCTTTCCCGGCGAGAGCGAGAGAATATCTCGTCGGTCTCCCTACGCCGTAATGAAGGCGCCTTTGTGAACAGCAAATGGACAAAGGCCCATCACGAGATCATCAAGGCCGCCGCGAGCGACAAGGCCACAGCGCGGATTTTCGTGTTCCCCGGTGCCAAGGTGCAGATGTGCAAGGATGAAAAGGGCAATCGCGCTTACCTGCGCAAGATCCGCCCATGGTGGGGGCATCACTACCATTTCCATGTGCGCCTGAACTGCCCGCGTGGGGCAAAAGGCTGCGTCGATCAGGCCGCGCCGCCCAAGGGCGACGGCTGCGCCGAGGCACAACAATGGGTGAACAACATCCTCAACCCGCCGCCGCCCAAACCGCGCGACCCCAATGCGCCTGCTCCCAAACCAAGGCGTGAGCTGACGCTCGCGGATCTGCCCCAACAATGCACCTCCGTCTTGCGCTCGCGCTGA
- a CDS encoding esterase-like activity of phytase family protein, translating into MHLRLALALIVLLGWAFGPAFAEPRLELMSRTTWRDSDPRFGGFSGLHVYPGGQRFLTVSDRGSIAQGHFLREDGRITGAKLDALAPLRDPDGRPAPGKAGDAEGLAVRADGRIYVSFEGQHRVWTYSSFGGEAAWLPRHDDFRGMQNNSSLEALAIDRKGTLYTLPERSGRLDRPFPVYRYRKGGWSQPFALPRHGPHLPVGADFGPDGKFYLLERNLSGLLGFETRLRRFSFRGPVLGAEEILLSTRAGTHDNLEGLSVWRDSEGHLRITMISDDNFKAFQRTEFVEYRIHE; encoded by the coding sequence ATGCACCTCCGTCTTGCGCTCGCGCTGATTGTCCTCTTGGGCTGGGCCTTCGGGCCCGCCTTCGCGGAGCCCCGCCTCGAACTGATGAGCCGCACCACCTGGCGCGATTCCGATCCCCGTTTCGGCGGTTTCTCGGGCTTGCACGTCTATCCGGGCGGCCAACGCTTTCTGACAGTCTCCGACAGGGGCAGCATCGCGCAGGGCCATTTCCTGCGCGAAGACGGGCGGATCACGGGCGCGAAATTGGATGCGCTCGCCCCGCTGCGTGATCCCGACGGCCGGCCCGCGCCGGGCAAGGCGGGCGATGCCGAGGGGCTCGCCGTGCGCGCCGACGGGCGGATCTACGTCTCCTTCGAGGGCCAGCACCGGGTCTGGACCTACAGCAGTTTTGGCGGCGAGGCGGCCTGGCTGCCGCGCCATGATGATTTTCGTGGCATGCAGAACAACTCCTCGCTGGAGGCGCTGGCGATCGACCGAAAAGGCACGCTCTATACGCTGCCTGAACGCTCTGGTCGGCTGGACCGGCCCTTCCCTGTCTATCGATACAGGAAGGGGGGGTGGAGCCAGCCCTTCGCCCTTCCGCGCCACGGTCCGCATCTTCCGGTTGGGGCCGATTTCGGGCCGGACGGCAAATTTTATCTGCTGGAGCGTAACCTGAGCGGGCTACTGGGCTTTGAGACCCGACTGCGCCGGTTTTCGTTCCGGGGGCCTGTGCTGGGTGCCGAGGAAATCCTGCTCTCCACCCGCGCGGGCACGCATGACAACCTCGAAGGGCTCTCCGTCTGGCGCGATTCCGAGGGCCACCTGCGCATAACGATGATCTCGGACGACAACTTCAAAGCCTTCCAGCGCACCGAGTTCGTGGAATACCGTATTCACGAATAG
- a CDS encoding queuosine precursor transporter: MQRALIPGVLAMAAIVVASNILVQFLFGNWLTWGAFTYPLAFLVTDVMNRVYGAATARKVVFAGFVTGILCSFIGTQIMGEFGPLVTLRIALASGLAFLTAQLMDVAIFDRLREGRWWRAPLASTLIGSTLDTVIFFTIAFSATLTFLEPANDVSWAGEMLPILGVGPVAPLWVSLAIADWMVKLSLALLALVPFRAIVHRLMPDAA; the protein is encoded by the coding sequence ATGCAACGTGCCCTTATCCCCGGCGTTCTCGCCATGGCCGCCATCGTGGTGGCCTCCAACATCCTGGTGCAGTTCCTGTTCGGCAACTGGCTCACTTGGGGTGCCTTTACCTATCCGCTCGCCTTCCTCGTCACCGATGTAATGAACCGTGTCTACGGTGCCGCCACCGCCCGCAAGGTGGTGTTCGCCGGTTTCGTGACCGGTATCCTCTGCTCCTTCATCGGCACGCAGATCATGGGCGAGTTCGGCCCGCTGGTGACCCTGCGCATCGCGCTAGCCTCTGGCCTCGCCTTCCTCACCGCCCAGTTGATGGACGTCGCCATCTTCGACCGCCTGCGCGAGGGCCGCTGGTGGCGTGCGCCGCTGGCCTCGACGCTGATCGGCTCCACGCTCGATACGGTGATCTTCTTCACCATCGCCTTCTCGGCCACGCTCACCTTCCTTGAGCCGGCCAATGACGTCTCTTGGGCCGGTGAGATGCTTCCGATCCTCGGGGTTGGCCCTGTTGCGCCGCTCTGGGTCTCTCTCGCGATTGCCGACTGGATGGTCAAACTTTCGCTGGCTTTGCTCGCTTTGGTGCCGTTTCGCGCAATCGTGCACAGATTGATGCCAGATGCTGCGTAA
- the arfB gene encoding alternative ribosome rescue aminoacyl-tRNA hydrolase ArfB codes for MLRINDDITLADWELTESFSRSSGPGGQNVNKVSTAVELRFEAERSPNLPPHAKARLRRIAGRKWTSDGAIVIRVEDTRSQARNREIAQERLAEMIRQSLIRPKPRIKTRPTLASKRRRVDTKVKRGQVKALRGKVSKDE; via the coding sequence ATGTTGCGGATCAACGACGATATCACCCTTGCTGACTGGGAGCTGACCGAAAGCTTCAGCCGCTCCTCCGGGCCGGGGGGGCAGAATGTCAACAAGGTCTCCACCGCGGTGGAACTGCGCTTCGAGGCGGAGCGCAGCCCCAATCTGCCGCCCCACGCCAAGGCGCGGCTGCGGCGCATCGCAGGGCGGAAGTGGACCAGCGACGGCGCCATCGTGATCCGCGTGGAAGACACCCGTAGTCAGGCCCGCAACCGCGAGATCGCGCAAGAGCGGCTGGCCGAGATGATCCGCCAATCCCTGATCCGCCCCAAGCCGCGCATCAAGACGCGGCCCACGCTGGCCTCCAAGCGCCGCCGGGTGGATACGAAGGTCAAACGCGGGCAGGTGAAGGCCCTGCGCGGCAAGGTGAGCAAGGACGAATGA
- a CDS encoding aspartate aminotransferase family protein, translating into MTEDLQTRRQRAMGRHVTTFYREPVHVVRGEGVWLWDAQGRKYLDCYNNVPHVGHCHPKVVEAIAAQAATLNVHTRYMNARVVDYLEALFAKFDHGLSSAIMVCSGSEANDLALRFAQAVTGKTGLIGTDNTYHGNTAAVSQLNASKVPIGGYADHVRKVPAPDNLAPVGGSREGQGAAFAAHVKTAIAELQASGHGVSALIICPYFANEGFPTLERGFLDEAIAAVRAAGGLIIADEVQPGFGRLGSDWWGHEKLGFAPDIVTLGKPMANGHPVAAAVTRPEILEAFQESFKYFNTFGGNPVSAAAAHATLEVIEEEGIRENAESTGAYALSLLRELAAQHDCIADVRGSGLFFGAELVVDDAPATALCDGVINEMRARGVLLHSEGRHDNILKVRPPCVFSRENADLLVDTMDNALTSVRALA; encoded by the coding sequence ATGACAGAAGATCTGCAGACGCGGCGCCAGCGCGCCATGGGCCGCCACGTGACGACATTCTACCGCGAGCCCGTGCATGTTGTGCGCGGTGAAGGCGTGTGGCTCTGGGATGCGCAAGGGCGCAAGTATCTGGATTGCTACAACAATGTGCCCCACGTGGGCCATTGTCACCCCAAGGTGGTGGAGGCCATCGCGGCGCAAGCGGCGACGCTCAACGTGCACACCCGCTACATGAACGCCCGCGTGGTGGACTACTTGGAAGCGCTGTTTGCAAAGTTCGATCACGGGCTTTCCAGCGCGATCATGGTCTGCTCCGGCTCCGAGGCCAATGATCTTGCTCTGCGGTTTGCGCAGGCCGTCACCGGCAAGACGGGGCTGATCGGAACCGACAACACCTACCACGGCAATACCGCGGCCGTGAGCCAGCTCAATGCCTCCAAAGTGCCCATAGGTGGCTATGCCGATCACGTGCGCAAGGTGCCCGCGCCGGACAACCTCGCGCCGGTCGGCGGCAGTCGCGAAGGGCAGGGCGCGGCTTTCGCGGCCCATGTGAAAACGGCCATCGCGGAGCTTCAGGCCAGCGGTCACGGTGTGTCGGCGCTGATCATCTGCCCCTATTTCGCCAATGAAGGCTTCCCGACGCTGGAGCGCGGTTTTCTGGACGAGGCCATCGCCGCCGTGCGCGCGGCGGGCGGGCTGATCATCGCTGATGAGGTGCAGCCCGGGTTCGGGCGGCTGGGCAGTGATTGGTGGGGCCATGAGAAGCTCGGTTTCGCGCCCGACATCGTGACGCTCGGCAAGCCCATGGCCAATGGCCATCCGGTGGCCGCAGCCGTCACCCGGCCTGAAATCCTTGAGGCTTTTCAGGAGTCTTTCAAGTATTTCAACACCTTCGGTGGAAACCCGGTATCGGCCGCCGCCGCCCACGCGACGCTTGAGGTGATCGAGGAGGAAGGTATTCGCGAGAACGCCGAAAGCACCGGGGCCTATGCGCTTTCGCTCCTGCGCGAGCTGGCCGCACAGCACGATTGCATCGCCGATGTGCGCGGCTCGGGCCTGTTCTTCGGTGCAGAACTGGTGGTCGATGATGCCCCGGCGACGGCGCTCTGCGATGGCGTCATCAACGAGATGCGCGCGCGCGGCGTGCTGCTGCACAGCGAAGGGCGGCACGACAACATCCTGAAAGTCCGCCCTCCTTGCGTCTTCTCCCGCGAGAACGCCGATCTGCTGGTGGACACCATGGACAATGCCCTCACCTCGGTACGGGCGCTGGCATGA
- a CDS encoding phosphotransferase enzyme family protein has protein sequence MKDAEAIAFAEAALKAWEAPVQTPRLIKNRENAVFEVHGHQGTKAALRLHRPGYQSEAAILSELLWTQSLAREGLRVPRPIPTRSGALCTHVPEAGRLASMVSWMEGAQLGEGGAPLKGSAQTQVDRFTALGRELGQLHRISDGLELPPTFTRPRFDADGLLGEDPLWGRFWENPALAPDEAEALNALRPALREAIEEASDMPGGFGLIHADALRENVFVAGDTLCLIDFDDGAFGPRLYELGVAMSQNWELPNAAALAAALCAGYREEMPLSARAEALLPAFTVLRCMASCGWVIGRYAPQAPETKAYAARAIRALRAFESGDFFGAAA, from the coding sequence ATGAAGGACGCAGAGGCCATCGCCTTCGCCGAAGCCGCGCTAAAGGCTTGGGAGGCCCCGGTTCAAACCCCGCGCCTGATCAAGAACCGCGAAAACGCGGTTTTTGAGGTACACGGCCATCAGGGCACGAAAGCCGCCCTGCGCCTGCACCGCCCCGGCTACCAATCCGAGGCCGCGATCCTGTCGGAGCTTCTCTGGACGCAATCGCTCGCCCGCGAAGGCCTGCGCGTGCCGCGTCCGATCCCCACGCGCAGCGGCGCGCTTTGCACGCACGTGCCGGAGGCCGGGCGGCTGGCCAGCATGGTCAGCTGGATGGAGGGCGCGCAATTGGGCGAAGGCGGTGCGCCGCTTAAAGGCTCGGCTCAAACGCAGGTGGACCGTTTCACCGCACTGGGGCGGGAGCTTGGACAGTTGCACCGGATCAGCGACGGGCTGGAACTGCCGCCAACCTTCACCCGCCCCCGCTTCGATGCCGACGGCCTGCTGGGCGAGGATCCGCTCTGGGGCCGTTTCTGGGAGAACCCGGCGCTTGCACCGGATGAGGCCGAGGCGCTGAACGCCTTGCGGCCCGCCTTGCGCGAGGCCATCGAAGAGGCCTCCGACATGCCCGGCGGCTTTGGCCTGATCCATGCCGATGCGCTGCGCGAAAACGTGTTTGTCGCCGGTGACACGCTCTGCCTGATCGATTTCGATGACGGCGCTTTCGGCCCCCGGCTTTACGAGCTCGGCGTAGCGATGTCCCAGAACTGGGAGCTGCCCAATGCCGCGGCTCTGGCCGCAGCGCTCTGCGCAGGCTACCGGGAGGAGATGCCGCTTTCCGCACGCGCCGAAGCGCTGCTGCCGGCCTTCACCGTGCTGCGCTGCATGGCTTCCTGCGGCTGGGTGATTGGCCGCTACGCGCCGCAGGCCCCCGAAACCAAAGCCTATGCCGCGCGGGCCATTCGCGCACTGCGGGCCTTTGAAAGCGGGGATTTCTTCGGCGCGGCGGCTTAA
- the pncB gene encoding nicotinate phosphoribosyltransferase — MVDIATRVYNHKWKIDPIVRSLIDTDFYKLLMCQSVFRNKPETQVTFSLINRSKDIRLAELIDEGELREQLDHIRSLSLSRGESTWLRGNTFYGKRQMFRSDFMEWFEALRLPPYHLEKRDGQYELTFEGRWPEVMLWEIPALSVLMELRSRAVLAPMGRFELQVLYARAMTKLWEKVERLREVPDLRLADFGTRRRHSFLWQDWCVQAMLEGLGDKFIGTSNCLIAMRREVEAIGTNAHELPMVYSALAEGDAALKQAPYDVLADWHEEHSGNLRIILPDTYGTEGFLRDAPDWLAGWTGIRIDSGDPAKGAETAIRWWQSRGEDPRQKLIIFSDGLDVDKIAELAAQFAGRARVSFGWGTLMTNDFRGLTENDALAPFSLVCKAVSADGRPTVKLSDNPNKAMGPADEVARYKRVFGVADQERFEVVV, encoded by the coding sequence TTGGTCGATATCGCGACGCGCGTCTACAATCACAAGTGGAAGATCGATCCGATCGTCCGCTCGCTGATCGACACCGATTTCTACAAGCTGCTGATGTGCCAATCGGTGTTTCGCAACAAGCCCGAAACGCAGGTCACCTTCAGCCTGATCAACCGCAGCAAAGACATCCGGCTCGCCGAGCTGATCGACGAGGGCGAGCTGCGCGAACAGCTCGATCACATCCGCTCGCTGTCGCTGTCGCGCGGGGAAAGCACATGGCTGCGCGGCAATACGTTTTATGGCAAGCGCCAGATGTTTCGCTCCGATTTCATGGAATGGTTCGAAGCGCTGCGCCTCCCGCCCTATCATCTGGAAAAGCGCGATGGGCAGTATGAGCTGACGTTCGAGGGCCGCTGGCCCGAGGTGATGCTCTGGGAAATCCCGGCGCTTTCGGTGCTGATGGAGCTGCGCTCCCGCGCCGTGCTGGCCCCGATGGGACGGTTTGAGCTGCAGGTGCTTTATGCACGCGCGATGACGAAGCTTTGGGAGAAGGTCGAGCGCCTGCGCGAGGTGCCCGATCTGCGGCTTGCGGATTTCGGCACCCGGCGGCGGCACAGCTTCCTGTGGCAGGATTGGTGCGTGCAGGCGATGCTGGAAGGGCTGGGCGACAAGTTCATCGGTACCTCCAACTGCCTCATCGCCATGCGCCGCGAGGTGGAGGCGATCGGCACCAACGCCCATGAACTGCCGATGGTCTATTCCGCGCTGGCCGAAGGCGACGCCGCGCTCAAACAAGCGCCCTATGATGTGCTCGCCGACTGGCACGAGGAGCACTCCGGCAACCTGCGCATTATCCTGCCCGACACTTACGGCACCGAGGGCTTCCTGCGCGACGCACCGGATTGGCTGGCCGGGTGGACGGGGATCCGCATCGATTCCGGCGATCCGGCGAAGGGTGCGGAAACGGCGATCCGCTGGTGGCAATCGCGCGGCGAGGATCCGCGCCAGAAGCTGATCATTTTTTCCGACGGGCTGGACGTGGACAAGATCGCGGAGCTTGCGGCGCAGTTTGCAGGCCGCGCCCGCGTGTCCTTCGGCTGGGGCACCTTGATGACGAATGATTTCCGCGGTCTCACCGAAAATGACGCCCTCGCGCCCTTCTCGCTCGTCTGCAAAGCGGTCAGCGCAGATGGCCGCCCCACGGTGAAACTGTCGGACAATCCCAACAAGGCGATGGGCCCGGCCGACGAGGTCGCCCGGTACAAGCGTGTCTTCGGCGTGGCCGATCAGGAGCGTTTCGAGGTGGTGGTTTAA
- a CDS encoding PAS domain-containing hybrid sensor histidine kinase/response regulator — translation MGESRSKTAAAQEAAAQLERFERRNSAEGLMRRYATRRAQQFLSRQIPTALGGMALTFLVSPSVGALAVALALLGEGVDCLFLMQVHRLLAKGWPFPRVRRLVTLTACLQATTLVLCAALAWFGAPGGQTQFFTVAFMVGAVLNAGLVLPHCPQASASRIAIILTAVAGFFIAAWASGGPGDGTLLFNTLAAALLFYVSGVFLHYVSQGYFARTADKRATLLGKVQLAEAARALEEQSRHALRLAHVAEKANDSVIISDPEGRIEWVNETFTRITGYSAEDAIGRTPGELLNARSTDPETLSAIIRAAQEKKPIRTEIRNKRKDGTLIWMETSISPLLDGEGNVLMSIAIERDVTEAREHAEELARAKQAAEAANRAKSDFLAMMSHELRTPMNGIIGMADMLQRTDLSEEQAGYTQAIQTSGDALLEIISDILDYTQLEAGQVRITPAEFDLAACVAETCLLLQPAARQKGLALAWDVPPGAIHVTGDAGRIRQILVNLLSNAVKFTEAGCIAVALEALPDGYSRITVRDTGPGLSAGQLRRLFQPFQTASAPQRRTQGGVGLGLAICRTLAQAMGGALSATSEPGQGSTFSLDLPLPAAASDGPSLPPKPACPGNLPSGLQVLVAEDNRTNRLLIRKMLESGGLAPEFAENGREAIEKWRISRPDLILMDLSMPECTGIEATEAIRAEEAGGTQPATPIVALTANAFDSDRAACEAAGMNGFLTKPIKRDTLFTEIARHI, via the coding sequence GTGGGCGAATCCAGATCAAAAACAGCCGCCGCACAGGAGGCCGCCGCGCAACTGGAGCGGTTCGAACGGCGCAACAGCGCCGAAGGCCTGATGCGCCGCTACGCCACCCGCAGGGCGCAGCAATTCCTGTCGCGCCAGATCCCCACGGCGCTTGGCGGTATGGCGCTTACCTTCCTCGTTTCGCCCTCAGTCGGCGCGCTGGCCGTGGCGCTGGCGTTGCTGGGGGAAGGGGTGGATTGCCTCTTTCTGATGCAAGTCCACCGGCTGCTGGCCAAAGGCTGGCCTTTCCCGCGCGTGCGCCGGCTTGTCACGCTCACGGCCTGCCTGCAGGCCACCACGCTCGTGCTTTGCGCTGCGCTCGCATGGTTTGGCGCTCCCGGCGGGCAGACGCAGTTCTTCACGGTCGCCTTCATGGTGGGCGCGGTGCTCAACGCCGGGCTCGTGCTGCCGCACTGCCCCCAGGCCTCTGCATCGCGGATCGCCATTATCCTGACAGCGGTGGCGGGCTTCTTCATCGCCGCCTGGGCATCAGGCGGGCCGGGGGACGGCACATTGCTGTTCAACACGCTGGCCGCCGCGCTTCTGTTCTACGTCTCTGGTGTCTTCCTTCACTATGTCAGCCAAGGCTATTTCGCCCGCACGGCAGACAAACGCGCCACACTGCTGGGCAAGGTTCAGTTGGCCGAGGCCGCCCGCGCGCTTGAAGAACAATCGCGCCACGCGCTGCGGCTGGCCCATGTGGCCGAGAAGGCCAATGACAGCGTGATCATCAGCGATCCGGAGGGGCGCATCGAATGGGTCAACGAAACCTTCACGCGGATCACCGGTTACAGCGCGGAAGATGCCATCGGCCGCACCCCGGGGGAGCTGCTGAACGCGCGCAGCACGGATCCTGAAACGCTGTCCGCCATCATCCGGGCCGCGCAGGAGAAAAAGCCGATCCGCACCGAGATCCGCAACAAGCGCAAGGACGGCACGCTGATCTGGATGGAAACCTCGATCTCCCCCCTGCTGGACGGCGAGGGCAACGTGCTGATGAGCATCGCCATCGAGCGCGACGTGACAGAGGCGCGCGAACACGCAGAGGAGCTCGCGCGCGCCAAACAGGCCGCCGAAGCCGCCAACCGGGCCAAGTCGGATTTCCTCGCCATGATGAGCCACGAGCTGCGCACGCCGATGAATGGGATCATCGGCATGGCCGACATGCTCCAGCGGACGGACCTTTCAGAGGAGCAGGCGGGATACACCCAGGCAATCCAGACATCTGGCGACGCCCTGCTCGAAATCATCTCGGACATTCTGGATTATACGCAGCTGGAAGCGGGGCAAGTGCGCATCACCCCGGCCGAGTTCGATCTGGCGGCCTGTGTCGCCGAAACCTGCCTGCTGCTGCAGCCCGCCGCCCGCCAGAAGGGGCTTGCCCTCGCCTGGGATGTGCCGCCGGGGGCGATCCATGTCACCGGCGATGCCGGGCGGATCCGCCAGATCCTTGTGAACTTGCTCTCAAACGCCGTGAAGTTTACCGAGGCAGGCTGCATTGCCGTCGCGCTTGAAGCTTTGCCCGATGGCTACAGCCGGATCACCGTGCGCGATACCGGCCCCGGATTGAGCGCCGGGCAGCTTCGGCGACTGTTCCAGCCCTTTCAGACGGCGTCCGCACCACAGCGCCGTACACAGGGCGGTGTGGGGCTTGGCCTGGCGATCTGCCGCACGCTGGCGCAGGCCATGGGCGGGGCGCTCTCGGCCACCTCTGAACCGGGGCAGGGCAGCACTTTTTCGTTGGATCTCCCCTTGCCCGCGGCGGCCTCCGATGGCCCCTCGCTGCCGCCCAAGCCCGCTTGCCCCGGCAACCTGCCAAGCGGGCTGCAAGTGCTCGTCGCGGAGGACAATCGCACCAATCGCCTGCTGATCCGCAAAATGCTGGAAAGCGGCGGGCTTGCGCCCGAGTTCGCCGAGAACGGGCGCGAGGCGATTGAGAAATGGCGGATCTCGCGCCCCGATCTGATCCTGATGGATCTGTCGATGCCCGAATGCACCGGTATCGAAGCCACCGAGGCCATCCGCGCCGAGGAGGCGGGCGGCACGCAGCCCGCCACGCCCATCGTCGCGCTCACCGCCAATGCCTTTGACTCCGATCGCGCCGCCTGCGAGGCCGCCGGGATGAACGGCTTCCTGACCAAGCCGATCAAGCGCGACACGCTCTTCACCGAAATCGCCCGCCACATCTAG
- the pncA gene encoding bifunctional nicotinamidase/pyrazinamidase, whose translation MAKDTDALIVIDVQVDFCPGGALAVAGGDEIVPGINSRLADFRTKVFTQDWHPAGHSSFASSHTGKAPFEAIEMPYGPQVLWPDHCVQGSPGAAFHPGLQTDPADLILRKGFRAPIDSYSAFFENDRSTRTGLEGYLRERGITSVTLVGLATDFCVQYSALDAARLGFDVTVELSLCRAIDLDGSLAAANASMAGAGVRLAE comes from the coding sequence ATGGCCAAGGACACAGACGCCCTGATCGTGATCGACGTGCAGGTGGATTTCTGCCCCGGCGGCGCGCTCGCCGTGGCCGGCGGCGATGAGATCGTGCCCGGCATCAACTCCCGGCTTGCCGATTTCCGCACCAAGGTTTTCACGCAGGACTGGCACCCGGCCGGGCATTCCTCCTTTGCCAGCAGCCATACGGGAAAAGCGCCTTTTGAGGCCATCGAGATGCCCTACGGCCCGCAGGTGCTCTGGCCGGATCACTGTGTGCAGGGCAGCCCCGGCGCCGCGTTTCACCCCGGTTTGCAAACCGATCCGGCGGATCTGATCCTGCGCAAAGGCTTCCGCGCCCCGATCGACAGCTACTCGGCCTTTTTTGAAAACGACCGCAGCACCCGCACCGGGCTCGAAGGCTACTTGCGCGAACGTGGGATCACATCCGTGACGCTCGTGGGCCTCGCCACAGATTTCTGCGTGCAGTACTCCGCTCTGGATGCGGCAAGGCTCGGCTTTGACGTGACGGTGGAACTAAGCCTCTGCCGCGCCATCGATCTGGACGGTTCACTGGCGGCAGCCAATGCATCCATGGCCGGTGCGGGTGTGCGCCTCGCGGAATAA
- a CDS encoding rhodanese-related sulfurtransferase yields MFTVAALYHFTRFPDPAALRAPLQALCDQQGIKGTLLLAQEGINGTVAGPRAGIDALLAHVRALPGCAVLEHKESLAEEMPFIRMKVRLKKEIVTMGQPDVDPLAAVGHYVAPQDWNALISAEDVVVIDTRNDYEVAIGTFEGAVDPETKTFGEFPAWWEANKERFHNKRVAMFCTGGIRCEKSTNYLLGQGVEDVFHLKGGILKYLEEVPQEDSLWQGECFVFDGRVSVGHGLAEGPHELCHACRRPITPADMTRPDYEAGVSCRHCIDERSDEDRARFRERQKQIALAAARGRYHVGPEAG; encoded by the coding sequence ATGTTTACCGTTGCCGCGCTCTATCACTTCACCCGTTTCCCCGACCCGGCCGCCTTACGCGCGCCGCTGCAGGCGCTCTGCGATCAGCAGGGCATCAAGGGCACGCTTCTGCTGGCGCAGGAGGGCATCAACGGCACCGTCGCCGGCCCGCGGGCAGGGATCGACGCGCTTCTGGCCCATGTGCGCGCCCTGCCGGGCTGCGCCGTGCTGGAGCACAAGGAAAGCCTTGCCGAGGAGATGCCCTTCATCCGCATGAAGGTGCGTCTGAAGAAAGAGATCGTCACCATGGGCCAGCCGGACGTGGATCCGCTGGCCGCCGTGGGCCACTACGTGGCGCCGCAGGACTGGAACGCGCTGATTTCGGCGGAAGACGTGGTGGTGATCGACACGCGCAACGATTACGAGGTGGCCATCGGCACCTTCGAGGGTGCGGTGGATCCGGAAACCAAGACCTTCGGCGAGTTTCCCGCCTGGTGGGAGGCAAACAAGGAGCGCTTCCACAACAAGCGCGTGGCGATGTTCTGCACTGGCGGCATCCGCTGTGAGAAATCCACCAACTACCTGCTCGGGCAGGGGGTGGAGGATGTGTTTCACCTGAAAGGTGGCATTCTGAAATACCTTGAGGAGGTGCCGCAGGAAGACAGCCTCTGGCAGGGGGAGTGTTTCGTTTTCGACGGGCGCGTGTCGGTGGGGCATGGGCTTGCGGAAGGGCCACATGAGTTGTGCCATGCCTGCCGCCGCCCGATCACGCCCGCAGATATGACGCGGCCGGATTACGAGGCCGGGGTCTCCTGCCGGCATTGCATCGACGAGCGCTCTGATGAGGACCGCGCACGGTTTCGCGAGCGGCAGAAGCAGATCGCTTTGGCGGCGGCGCGGGGGCGGTATCACGTGGGCCCCGAGGCGGGCTGA